In Diorhabda carinulata isolate Delta chromosome 6, icDioCari1.1, whole genome shotgun sequence, a single genomic region encodes these proteins:
- the LOC130895024 gene encoding uncharacterized protein LOC130895024, which yields MISSVERNVIQIGDNRLMNLLIRGSDYIPNMDLNCTSFLLDAGVVIRHVEPRIFDKEENRIHPGYRDDRCCFDVTEEDSDHELSRRTVECGPGYCSDLNNKIENSNVSRGNYVICDCLYCEKHCTQFSYLLILSLWKIFMCLYKSQWSIVKRNSHSSGILLIAVLLMSFAKVNGFNDEFDKKEQLMDKINLEQSIAAVFNKVAYGSTTKRSIPDNVYPVTTLVTPLLTTYRYINGNDEWLRVDTIPDRSNVEFEQPDFESENSRRDLDIGYGADLEKDHALPTSAPAADILKNNNNKHYNNPNRYNNDRLKPDFNLNNNNAEQVTENIYKTTTSYNLLKNVRPTKSIYGKEPPSYVPPSRSFFTPPLPPEYQNPFADKPTLRGTNSDSYANRRPIPPPSLMPTKDRIPFRPDLPKVNVEKVPERPNVNNNEQYRPPNPNHSSPEKNEKKKSLNTPSHNVRVGEFHGHNRNLSESNFEYEKIPAIPAITRILSGSNGRHEDISDILLRTVTATPNLQHFEPKITKTRIPPAEPSSKVGDTSETEYTKTKLEDTKNDENNSKKDFNQDTGPPDRSESVTIKKDNTISEKKNNPEDVTTQMSDVLNLPNVKEKDLNKEMNVTIAKSDEIWLICWNVHVYLVVFGYILLATFSIFKLIRYENDPHMFSKSYFLTIHLMLTVICVLRIFYLVYDPYNLYNSFNIFLYDFLHNFPLSLLATTFAVLILFLLKRTLTHLEIKTRPVFLIAVALLHIALCFCVSIVETLGYFDKASLTVCKPSFVLLAWALGFSYLYLYKIIKNVLAKKSQNLSEMCTQNISYASHITIAVALLFILLGLVQVYALFFIKVDRFNKEIKHHWILWSFELSVRLIEISIITLLAIVVSLKMSQREKQSTGGFPLFPCTTSDSSTDNIYPNNCNTNPNALNYSRQEMIMDNIPTEPIERPNLLKNAFQNDSFDKKSTLERYQSDSERSSNFDRFERPKWGSDRFDSRQNVDGSSLSNFTQPNSGNFERGAHNSVQNSLRNERSSGRKAYDSAKYYVKPKYDIEYNNEDYQQDMFGNNSERNIYSEPVDNPNSHQYERTRHEFERSDFDRRSRNSSNTSGRRSTGRARKNHPRPHLGVQTLPNHDRHQMQDSMLVDEQGFVRFRHMQEELDKPKKIIRQISDQNHYSDA from the coding sequence TGCCGGTGTCGTCATTAGGCATGTAGAACCAAGAATATTTGACAAAGAAGAAAACAGGATTCACCCTGGATACAGAGATGACCGTTGTTGTTTTGACGTTACAGAAGAGGACTCCGATCATGAACTTTCTAGAAGAACGGTTGAATGTGGCCCAGGCTATTGTAgtgatttaaataataagatTGAAAACAGTAATGTCTCCCGAGGCAACTATGTTATCTGTGATTGTTTATATTGTGAAAAACACTGTACCCAATTTagttatttgttaatattaagtctatggaaaatatttatgtGCCTATATAAAAGTCAATGGTCAATTGTAAAGAGGAACTCGCATTCGAGTGGGATTTTGCTTATTGCCGTGTTGTTGATGTCTTTCGCAAAAGTAAACGGTTTCAACGATGAGTTCGATAAAAAGGAACAATTGatggataaaattaatttggaacAAAGCATCGCTGCCGTTTTCAATAAAGTAGCTTATGGAAGCACTACTAAACGTTCTATACCCGATAACGTTTATCCTGTGACAACTTTAGTCACTCCATTATTAACGACTTATCGATATATTAATGGTAACGACGAATGGTTGAGGGTAGATACTATTCCCGATAGATCCAACGTGGAATTTGAACAACCCGATTTCGAGAGCGAGAATAGTAGACGAGATTTGGATATCGGATATGGTGCAGACCTTGAAAAGGATCACGCTCTACCTACATCAGCTCCTGCTGCTGATAttcttaaaaacaataataataaacattacaACAATCCCAACAGATACAACAATGATCGATTAAAACccgattttaatttaaataataataatgccgAACAAgttactgaaaatatttataaaaccaCTACTTCATATAATCTTCTGAAGAATGTCAGACCGACAAAATCCATTTATGGCAAAGAACCACCTAGTTACGTTCCACCAAGTCGATCATTTTTCACTCCTCCGCTCCCCCCAGAATACCAAAATCCTTTTGCGGACAAACCTACCTTAAGAGGCACAAACTCAGATAGCTATGCTAATCGCAGACCTATTCCTCCACCCAGTCTGATGCCTACTAAAGACAGAATACCTTTTAGGCCAGATTTACCTAAAGTAAATGTGGAAAAAGTACCTGAAAGACCGAATGTCAATAATAATGAGCAGTATCGTCCTCCTAATCCAAATCATAGTTCGCCAGAGAAGaacgaaaagaaaaaatcgCTAAATACCCCTTCTCACAATGTAAGAGTAGGTGAATTCCATGGACATAATAGAAATTTGTCCGAAAGTAATTTTGAGTACGAAAAAATACCTGCAATACCTGCCATTACAAGAATTTTAAGTGGATCCAATGGTAGACACGAAGACATTTCTGACATACTTCTAAGAACTGTTACTGCAACACCTAATCTACAACATTTTGAaccaaaaataactaaaacaaGAATTCCACCAGCAGAACCGAGTTCAAAAGTAGGTGATACAAGCGAAACTGAATATACGAAGACAAAACTAGAAGacacaaaaaatgatgaaaataattcaaaaaaggattttaatcAAGATACTGGCCCGCCTGATCGTTCAGAAAGTGTAACTATAAAAAAGGATAACACAATATccgaaaagaaaaataatccaGAGGATGTAACTACACAAATGTCAGATGTACTTAATCTGCCCAACGTCAAAGAAAAAGATTTGAACAAAGAGATGAACGTTACTATAGCTAAATCCGATGAGATATGGTTAATATGTTGGAACGTTCATGTTTATTTGGTTGTGTTTGGATACATATTATTAGCTacgttttccatttttaaattaattcgtTACGAAAACGATCCACATATGTTCTCTAAGAGTTATTTTCTTACAATACACTTGATGCTAACTGTAATATGCGTGTTACGTATATTCTATTTGGTGTACGATCCTTACAATCTATACAATTCTTTTAACATTTTCCTTTACGATTTTCTTCACAATTTCCCATTAAGTCTTCTTGCAACTACTTTTGCTGTATTGAtactgtttttattaaaaaggacTTTAACGCATCTTGAGATTAAAACACGACCTGTATTTCTAATAGCAGTAGCGCTACTTCATATAGCTCTTTGCTTCTGTGTAAGTATTGTAGAAACCCTGGGTTATTTCGATAAAGCCAGTTTAACTGTTTGCAAACCTTCCTTCGTACTGCTGGCTTGGGCTCTCGGTTTCAGTTATCTCTATTTgtataaaatcattaaaaatgttctTGCAAAGAAAAGCCAAAACTTATCTGAAATGTGtactcaaaatatttcttacgCTAGTCATATTACTATAGCTGTTGCTCTTTTATTCATACTTTTAGGACTTGTTCAAGTTTACGCGCTTTTCTTCATTAAAGTAGATCGTTTTAACAAAGAAATTAAACACCATTGGATACTTTGGAGTTTCGAACTGTCTGTTAGATTAATAGAAATTTCCATTATAACTTTACTAGCTATTGTAGTTAGTTTGAAAATGTCTCAAAGAGAAAAACAGTCGACTGGTGGTTTCCCTCTATTCCCTTGTACGACAAGCGATTCAAGTACCGATAATATTTACCCAAATAATTGCAATACTAACCCTAATGCATTGAACTATAGTAGACAAGAAATGATTATGGATAATATTCCTACAGAACCTATAGAAAGaccaaatttactgaaaaacgCTTTCCAAAATGATTCATTCGACAAAAAATCCACGTTAGAAAGGTATCAAAGCGATAGTGAACGAAGTAGTAATTTCGATAGATTTGAACGGCCGAAATGGGGATCGGATAGATTTGATTCTCGACAAAACGTGGACGGATCTAGTTTGAGTAATTTCACACAACCGAATTCGGGTAATTTCGAAAGAGGTGCACACAATTCTGTTCAAAATTCTTTGAGAAATGAAAGGTCTTCAGGCAGAAAGGCCTACGATTCAGCTAAATACTATGTCAAACCTAAATATGATATAGAATATAATAACGAAGATTACCAACAGGATATGTTTGGAAATAATTCGGAAAGGAATATATACAGCGAACCCGTCGATAATCCTAATTCGCATCAATATGAAAGAACAAGACACGAATTCGAACGATCTGATTTCGACCGGCGTTCAAGAAACAGTTCGAATACTTCGGGTCGTAGATCGACAGGGAGAGCGCGCAAAAACCATCCAAGGCCACACCTCGGAGTTCAAACATTACCGAATCACGACAGGCATCAAATGCAAGATTCAATGTTGGTAGATGAGCAAGGCTTCGTTAGATTTAGGCACATGCAGGAAGAACTGGAcaaacctaaaaaaattatacgccAAATTAGTGATCAAAACCACTATAGTGATGCGTAA